A portion of the Calliphora vicina chromosome 5, idCalVici1.1, whole genome shotgun sequence genome contains these proteins:
- the Sobp gene encoding sine oculis-binding protein homolog A: MNTSTTAATPTVVKIKKELPSDEIKEFAESTMNELLGWYGFDSVDRLDLSAKTSKLLQTAGIISAQQQQQQHQSHHNQHHQLEKRRSRSSREASLLHMHQQQQQHEHLRTLHNNNNHNNSHSNNNNSNNNSNNNNNNNSSSSSNNRKTSLNCNNNNNNNYRGNDSTTSDHDTRSSRDDDSKSPNSAGKTHSTTTNIIDDKLVDYQNCCWCRRPVPENAPEFLTTSDGPRYCSESCFTQSRRASFKKAKTCDWCKHVRHAVSYVDFQDGASQLQFCSDKCLNQYKMQIFCKETQAHLDMNPHLKEQGLEAASNGANLITPDLWLRNCRSRSASPASTVSISPGPPTQANMGPERANLSGGALSPLPRIAITSTLPHTSNTSHKPLISVTPASKLMSKSPSILSNRQSPKHNRKKRPVRSCEMVSTRCNEVKSNSSASLAPGSIKPKPLMSSLSDNARSNLNQPNTQTLTQFAASCVQDLHMNVPPLSPMMESQSSQPTTPHSLPPTPNRANTTIPPAFFATPPNNQGPPSSHSGGMAPQGFPQRPPFLHNPNGGFLPRFLGNFSGFPPPPPHTAAGFMPPDLSALNTLIGTPPPVTIMVPYPVIIPLPIPIPVPLPIVDFYKAHLTPEQRTKFDKEQQLKKENETKETCELEQTVAEVAEEPLDFTKTKDTEVQLEATRSDSIKAQDSPKTTEDPSTTTTTTKEAEETTPSEDSQTNSKTLHCIVSTAEEPKQNTDNRTSTKLKSDFVATSQDLNEDSNEQQATTSGGESNQKLPKLKITRLQTKRTLIQTKESECSRPLRKRKRIIDCDFQKLNTTSTNSNKETNDVADELNTTTENEPTNKGQNTNNKK, from the exons gaatttgcTGAAAGTACAATGAATGAGTTACTCGGTTGGTATGGTTTCGATAGTGTGGATCGTTTGGATCTTTCAGCAAAAACATCGAAATTATTACAAACGGCGGGTATAATTAGTgcacaacagcaacagcagcagcatcagtCGCATCATAACCAGCATCATCAGTTGGAAAAGCGCCGTAGTCGCAGCAGTAGAGAAGCCTCTCTTTTACACAtgcatcagcagcagcaacaacatgaGCATTTACGTACTCTCCATAATAACAACAATCACAATAATAGccacagcaataacaacaatagtaataataacagtaacaacaataataacaacaacagcagcagtagTTCGAATAATCgtaaaacttctcttaattgtaataataataacaataataattatcGGGGCAACGATAGTACAACCTCAGATCATGATACCAGAAGTTCAAGAGATGATGATTCAAAAAGTCCCAATTCGGCGGGTAAAACACATTCGACTACAACGAATATCATTGATGATAAATTAG TTGACTATCAAAACTGCTGTTGGTGTCGTCGGCCCGTACCGGAAAATGCCCCAGAATTCTTAACCACCTCCGATGGCCCCCGCTACTGCTCTGAATCGTGTTTTACCCAGAGTAGACGGGCATCGTTTAAAAAAGCCAAAACCTGTGACTGGTGCAAACATGTGCGGCATGCCGTCAGCTATGTGGATTTTCAAGATGGTGCCTCCCAATTGcagttttgttccgacaaatgCCTGAATCAATATAAAATGCAAATATTCTGCAAAGAAACCCAGGCTCATTTGGACATGAATCCACATTTGAAGGAACAAGGTCTAGAGGCGGCCAGTAATGGAGCAAATCTCATAACACCCGATTTATGGCTGAGGAATTGTCGCAGTCGTTCTGCCTCGCCAGCCTCCACAGTCTCAATATCTCCGGGACCACCCACTCAAGCTAATATGGGCCCGGAAAGAGCGAATTTATCAGGTGGAGCATTAAGTCCGTTGCCCAGAATAGCAATCACTAGCACATTGCCACATACCAGCAATACAAGTCACAAACCTTTAATTTCAGTAACACCAGCCTCGAAATTAATGTCAAAATCTCCCAGTATCCTAAGCAACCGGCAATCACCGAAACATAATCGTAAAAAGAGGCCAGTTAGAAGCTGTGAAATGGTCTCTACCAGATGCAATGAGGTGAAATCAAATAGTTCAGCTTCATTAGCGCCGGGTAGTATTAAACCCAAACCCTTAATGTCGTCTCTAAGCGATAATGCGCGCTCCAATTTAAATCAACCGAATACACAAACCCTAACACAATTTGCTGCCTCTTGTGTGCAAGATTTACACATGAATGTGCCACCTTTGTCGCCCATGATGGAATCACAATCGTCACAGCCCACCACGCCTCACAGTCTACCGCCCACACCCAATAGAGCCAACACCACAATACCACCAGCATTTTTTGCCACACCGCCCAACAACCAAGGACCCCCAAGCTCACACTCGGGCGGCATGGCACCTCAAGGTTTTCCACAACGTCCTCCGTTTCTGCATAATCCTAATGGTGGCTTTCTGCCAcgttttttgggaaatttttcgggTTTTCCACCACCGCCACCACATACAGCAGCCGGTTTCATGCCACCCGATTTATCGGCCTTAAATACCTTGATAGGCACCCCACCGCCAGTAACAATTATGGTACCTTATCCAGTCATAATACCCCTGCCAATACCCATACCAGTACCCTTGCCCATAGTGGATTTCTATAAAGCCCACTTAACGCCCGAGCAGCGCACGAAATTCGATAAAGAGCAGCagctgaaaaaagaaaatgaaaccAAGGAAACCTGCGAACTTGAACAAACAGTGGCCGAAGTGGCAGAGGAACCTTTAGATTTTACCAAGACCAAGGACACTGAAGTACAATTAGAAGCAACTAGAAGTGACAGCATTAAAGCACAAGACTCACCTAAAACAACAGAAGACCCCAGCACCACCACCACAACCACCAAAGAAGCAGAAGAAACCACACCCTCTGAAGATTCACAAACCAACTCAAAAACGTTGCACTGTATTGTAAGCACCGCAGAAGAACCCAAACAAAACACAGATAACCGAACTAGCACCAAATTAAAAAGTGATTTTGTGGCAACATCCCAAGACCTTAATGAAGACTCCAATGAGCAGCAGGCCACAACGAGTGGCGGCGAATCAAATCAAAAATTGCCGAAATTGAAAATAACACGGCTGCAAACCAAACGTACTCTAATACAAACCAAAGAATCTGAATGCTCAAGGCCTTTGCGCAAGCGTAAACGTATAATCGATTGtgattttcagaaattaaaCACCACCAGCACGAACAGCAACAAGGAAACGAACGATGTAGCCGATGAATTAAACACAACGACTGAAAACGAACCAACAAACAAAGGCCaaaatactaataataaaaaataa
- the LOC135961697 gene encoding guanine nucleotide-binding protein subunit beta-like protein 1 → MAVLPPDPVFTLRCPEMGAVNSLCFHQNQRLLAGTIKGSVFLWDLQTNRSLLHFSIGKEPITTLHHTEEMLISQEKGGAVTLWTINNSGYKRHFTINANYVGYCRTALHSNTNAEDDHLLFYPCEENSIGVLHINDVENPSQILVPDDAQLPKLGTLTCFKPFECASQLFVLAGYESGHFLTWDLSTGMVVDVLQLEADPMALDYDPLTNRGIIGGPSDKLTAISYQRQSMQLQRSTDISLKNSGINCVRIRSDQKVFASGGWDGRVRVFSWKSLRPLAVLTEHKTGAIMDIVYSSGPVAMWKAPIMAVAGMDSQISLWNLYN, encoded by the exons ATGGCTGTTTTACCACCGGATCCAGTTTTTACTTTAAGATGCCCAGAAATGGGTGCCGTCAACTCGTTGTGCTTTCACCAAAACCAACGGCTTCTGGCTGGCACCATTAAGGGCTCCGTTTTCCTCTGGGATTTGCAAACCAATCGCTCACTATTGCATTTCTCCATTGGCAAGGAGCCCATAACAACGCTACATCACACAGAGGAAATGCTGATTTCTCAGGAGAAGGGTGGCGCGGTGACTTTGTGGACCATAAATAATTCCGGCTATAAACGGCATTTCACCATAAATGCCAATTATGTGGGCTATTGCCGTACCGCATTGCATTCGAATACGAATGCCGAGGACGATCATTTGTTATTCTATCCGTGTGAGGAGAATTCCATTGGAGTATTACATATAAATGATGTGGAGAATCCATCACAAATATTAGTACCTGACGATGCTCAATTGCCCAAATTGGGTACATTGACTTGTTTCAAGCCCTTCGAGTGTGCTTCACAGCTGTTTGTTTTGGCCGGCTACGAAAGTGGCCACTTTTTAACTTGGGATCTTAGTACGGGCATGGTGGTTGATGTGTTGCAATTGGAAGCCGATCCCATGGCCTTGGACTATGATCCTCTAACTAATAGAGGCATTATTGGAGGACCTT CTGATAAATTGACTGCCATTTCTTATCAGCGACAATCAATGCAACTTCAACGTTCCACTGACATATCATTGAaaaattccggtattaattgCGTACGCATTAGATCGGATCAGAAAGTATTCGCTTCGGGTGGCTGGGATGGTCGTGTGCGAGTCTTTTCTTGGAAGAGTCTCCGACCATTGGCCGTACTCACCGAACATAAGACGGGTGCCATAATGGATATTGTCTATTCTAGCGGACCGGTGGCCATGTGGAAAGCTCCTATAATGGCTGTGGCTGGCATGGATAGCCAGATTTCTTTGTGGAATTTGTATaattaa